The following proteins are encoded in a genomic region of Sander lucioperca isolate FBNREF2018 chromosome 23, SLUC_FBN_1.2, whole genome shotgun sequence:
- the LOC116050128 gene encoding centrosomal protein of 164 kDa-like, translating into MESQLELQLESNQDSQLEQGAQLESELESYQDSQVNLGAKLESHLDSYQDSQLDLGAQLESQLESYRDSQQEQWLQVESELESQLDLYQDSQQEHWSQVESQLESYRDSQQEQWLQVESELESQLDLYQDSQQEQWLQVESELESQLDLYQDSQQDHWSQVESQLESYRDSQLDLGGQLESQLESQLDLYRDSQQEQWSQVESQLESYRDSQLDLGAQLESQLDLYRDSQQEQWSQVESQLESDRDSQLDLGAQLESQLESQLDSQQELGAQLESHLESYRDSQLEVGSQLESQLE; encoded by the exons ATGGAGTCCCAGTTGGAGTTGCAGCTTGAGTCAAATCAGGATTCACAGCTGGAACAGGGGGCCCAGTTGGAGTCAGAGCTGGAGTCATATCAGGATTCACAGGTGAATCTAGGGGCCAAGCTGGAGTCACATCTGGATTCATATCAGGATTCACAGCTGGATCTAGGGGCCCAGCTGGAGTCACAGCTGGAGTCATATCGGGATTCACAACAGGAGCAGTGGTTACAGGTGGAGTCAGAGCTGGAGTCACAGCTGGATTTATATCAGGATTCACAGCAGGAGCATTGGTCACAGGTGGAGTCACAGCTGGAGTCATATCGGGATTCACAACAGGAGCAGTGGTTACAGGTGGAGTCAGAGCTGGAGTCACAGCTGGATTTATATCAGGATTCACAACAGGAGCAGTGGCTACAGGTGGAGTCAGAGCTGGAGTCACAGCTGGATTTATATCAGGATTCACAGCAGGACCATTGGTCACAGGTGGAGTCACAGCTGGAGTCATATCGGGATTCACAGCTGGATCTAGGGGGCCAGCTGGAGTCACAGCTGGAGTCACAGCTGGATTTATATCGGGATTCACAGCAGGAGCAGTGGTCACAGGTGGAGTCACAGCTGGAGTCATATCGGGATTCACAGCTGGATCTAGGGGCCCAGCTGGAGTCACAGCTGGATTTATATCGGGATTCACAGCAGGAGCAGTGGTCACAGGTGGAGTCACAGCTGGAGTCAGATCGGGATTCACAGCTGGATCTAGGGGCCCAGCTGGAGTCACAGCTGGAGTCACAGCTGGAT TCACAGCAGGAGCTGGGTGCCCAGCTGGAGTCACATTTGGAGTCATATCGGGATTCACAgctggaggtggggtcacagcTGGAGTCACAGCTGGAGTAA